A window of Trichoderma atroviride chromosome 3, complete sequence contains these coding sequences:
- a CDS encoding uncharacterized protein (TransMembrane:2 (o645-667i698-722o)), which yields MSLIPYQPQEGREIVLRHRNAIVVRDPSSQRLEIRGHPECPTCHRPLGPTPPEHSFDHPFDVDPESYVDPGYFRMLRAGHADSTAPEHAASGLIRRLFRPAPASEGSASRGSSTVDDDAEFISSSPGVSQSEGSRIKREAFSPNYFKTFFVEEKVLGKGGKGVVLLVRHEIDGCQLGHFACKRVPVGDDHDWLEKVLIEVELLAKLSHANLVSYRHVWLEDVRLTMFGPTVACAFILQQYCNGGDLHQYVIGSVPREVTKEELKERIRRRSRGQVDASRDGLHEKPRLSVEEIYSLFKDITSGVAYLHAANYIHRDLKPSNCLLHREGGKLRCLISDFGEVQPENVVRKSTGTTGTISYCAPEVIRVDETGKYGNFTTKSDIFSLGMILYFMCFGRLPYQAANAVQEELEDVDQLRAEIADWTGFQDERRERPDLPSKLYMLLKKLLALDPAERPSANEVLNAMKSESYFDGITRDHVSSPSVALRGNRVQSLESPAGSSTPVPDSRRYHSRSLSVPQNDSTAWPASAQDEDALQDGSVFDEAVPESTSAMVKSISQNGHHNHNNHTLQPVEQRNPSIHTNGHAHSDGPLLLAPPPSEIATIPRGAALLLIRFCTIIGADPDSVKYVGRLSLFLIKLATLVRPCWPYMVNLEVSAPLVLLAVLDLGLPTSTSTARTRRPSHGELVTSLFRQTGLKTRLLFLALHLAVIWLAGRWEALCVVVPHDEWAQW from the exons ATGTCGTTGATCCCATACCAGCCTCAAGAGGGCCGCGAGATTGTGCT ACGACATCGCAATGCGATCGTTGTTCGCGATCCCAGCTCGCAACGCCTAGAGATTCGCGGCCACCCCGAATGCCCTACATGCCACCGTCCGCTGGGGCCAACACCGCCGGAACACTCGTTCGATCACCCGTTTGACGTTGACCCCGAATCATATGTTGACCCGGGCTACTTTCGGATGCTTCGCGCAGGACATGCCGACTCGACCGCACCCGAGCACGCAGCGTCGGGTCTTATCCGCAGACTATTCCGCCCTGCGCCAGCGAGCGAGGGTTCAGCATCTCGGGGTTCGTCCACCGTAGATGATGACGCTGAATTCATATCCAGTTCTCCGGGCGTATCACAATCCGAGGGAAGCAGAATCAAGAGAGAAGCGTTTAGTCCAAACTATTTCAAGACCTTCTTCGTCGAGGAGAAGGTCTTGGGCAAAGGAGGCAAGGGCGTGGTCTTGCTGGTGCGCCACGAGATTGACGGCTGTCAATTGGGCCACTTTGCGTGCAAGAGGGTACCAGTTGGCGACGACCATGACTGGCTTGAGAAAGTCTTGATAGAGGTTGAGCTCCTTGCCAAGCTGTCGCACGCCAACTTGGTATCCTATCGACATGTCTGGCTGGAGGATGTCAGACTAACCATGTTTGGGCCAACCGTTGCATGCGCATTCATTCTCCAGCAATACTGCAATGGAGGCGACCTTCACCAGTATGTCATTGGAAGCGTGCCTAGGGAGGTcaccaaagaagagctcaaagAGCGCATCCGCCGACGATCGCGAGGTCAGGTTGACGCTTCGCGAGATGGCCTGCATGAGAAGCCCAGGTTATCAGTGGAAGAGATTTACTCGCTATTTAAAGACATCACATCTGGTGTTGCCTATCTGCATGCAGCAAACTACATTCATCGCGATCTGAAGCCAAGTAACTGCCTCTTGCATCGAGAAGGCGGCAAGTTGCGGTGTCTCATCAGCGATTTCGGCGAAGTCCAGCCGGAGAATGTAGTGCGAAAGTCGACAGGCACAACGGGCACCATTTCGTATTGTGCCCCCGAGGTCATTCGCGTGGATGAAACTGGCAAGTACGGAAACTTTACAACAAAGTCGGATATTTTCTCTCTCGGAATGATTCTCTATTTCATGTGCTTTGGCAGGCTTCCCTACCAAGCAGCTAATGCCGTCCAAGAGGAATTGGAAGACGTCGATCAGCTCAGAGCTGAGATTGCTGATTGGACTGGTTTCCAGGATGAGCGACGTGAAAGACCAGATCTTCCATCAAAGCTCTACATGctcctcaagaagctgcttgcTCTGGATCCAGCCGAGAGACCGAGCGCCAACGAAGTCTTGAATGCCATGAAAAGTGAGAGTTACTTTGATGGGATTACCAGAGACCATGTCTCGAGCCCGTCTGTGGCACTGCGAGGCAACCGAGTTCAGAGCTTGGAGTCTCCAGCGGGGTCCAGCACACCAGTACCGG ATTCACGGCGATACCACTCTCGCAGCCTCAGCGTTCCCCAAAACGACAGCACTGCATGGCCAGCCTCGGCTCAAGATGAGGACGCCTTGCAAGATGGCTCTGTCTTTGATGAAGCTGTACCAGAATCCACCAGTGCAATGGTCAAATCCATCAGCCAAAATGGAcaccacaaccacaacaacCATACTCTCCAGCCAGTTGAGCAACGAAACCCTTCTATACACACAAATGGCCATGCACACTCCGATGGGCCTCTCCTCCTAGCGCCACCTCCCTCAGAAATTGCTACAATACCGCGTGGAGCAGCGCTTCTCTTGATACGCTTTTGCACCATTATAGGCGCCGACCCAGACTCTGTAAAGTATGTTGGTCGTCTCAGTCTGTTTCTCATTAAGCTCGCAACCCTAGTTCGCCCATGCTGGCCATACATGGTCAATCTCGAGGTGAGTGCGCCTCTTGTGCTGCTGGCCGTTCTGGACTTGGGGCTCCcaaccagcaccagcacggCCCGCACTCGACGTCCCAGCCACGGCGAACTCGTAACAAGCCTATTTCGCCAGACGGGGCTGAAAACGAggcttttgtttcttgcaTTGCATCTGGCGGTAATCTGGCTGGCCGGCCGCTGGGAAGCCCTTTGTGTAGTTGTTCCCCATGATGAGTGGGCTCAATGGtag
- a CDS encoding uncharacterized protein (TransMembrane:8 (i165-184o196-216i363-384o404-431i916-943o997-1017i1029-1048o1054-1077i)), translated as MDEITPVEPAVTRHDVEADKQATALVTEVRAEEPLPANSFAFTPSQLHKLLKQRSLAALNVFGGLRGLVLGLRTDLAAGLSVDESSLDGTINFDEAVAAAHANRTPVISPVDAPNIRPGLTFHIGRSDDEDRFVDRRRIFGANRLPRRRQKSFLKLMWIAFNDKLMILLTIAATISLGIGLYQSLTADEDASNIEWVDGVTVVAAIVVIVLASAATDWQKNYRFEKLNERQQQREVTVLRSGRIQQISVYDVMVGDIMHIEAGEVVAADGVLVQGSSLYIDESSITGESQLVRKMVPEDYSRSWATPVDPFIFSGTTVCRGVGRMLVLSVGEHSSYGRMLMSLREDVEETPLQAKMGRLGKQLITFGAIAGAIYFVILFIRFLVRLPHHKHARPTRRAEHFLHILMLAVTIVVITIPEGLALNVTVALAFATTRMLKDNNLVRLIRSCEVMGNATSICSDKTGTLTQNKMSVVAGRVGLESGFEDSDVPLATSSSASTSSTSRLPSSRHFMSTVSPEVRSLIKDSIALNSTAFERDDSARADFIGSSTETALLKFGRDHLGMGKLQEERANSNIIAMLPFDSARKWMAVLVKLPNGRYRLLVKGAAEIVFEYCAFIVDDPTFRFTTSRLEETDRRSFRKTIHEYATNMLRPVAISFHDFDENEVFENPGDDPTTVNLEWLASGMVFIGFFGIRDPLRPEVVNSVRQCQDAGVFVRMVTGDNFLTAKAVATECGIYTPGGVAMDGPTFRKLTPSQRDAIIPRLQVLARSSPEDKVLLVTRLREMKEIVAVTGDGTNDALALKAADVGFAMGMQGTEVAKEAASIILLDDNFASIVKALGWGRTVNDAVKKFIQFQFTINITAGITTVISELVGDSIFTVVQLLWIDLSMDICASLAFATDHPTSDSLMRKPEPRNKAIVSITMWKMILGQAIYQLLVVFTVHYVGWDIFNPGTKHEIDKLQTLVFNIYVFMQLFNQHNCRRVDNGIDIWHQGFFTNPWFIGVQLLTLLGQFLIVFKGGEAFDTKPLTGAQWGWSLLFGSLTIPLGALIRQVPDRYVLAFFLGLKRLFLFTTAPIRNLWAKVFQKKKQQIGEGSQQELGAVGNLVVRSGLLLSPAGLTDTGSRLGHANQPISDSKTQLAHSSIAESSAMASMSVIEKIEIDLQALIDAARLGRLTDKEMLEIHPRTLKNDPILIPRSDTSIPPSQDPNILRYLIRIVRNDVYGPTRPPVQRPTVPNRVTWVEPRRPDPARIRQQQTRRDWLSWEGWLRTRRR; from the exons ATGGACGAAATAACGCCCGTTGAGCCGGCTGTCACGCGCCACGACGTCGAAGCCGACAAACAAGCCACGGCGCTGGTCACCGAGGTGCGGGCTGAGGAGCCACTGCCCGCCAACAGCTTTGCCTTTACGCCATCCCAGTTGcacaagctgctgaagcagaGGAGCCTTGCGGCGCTCAACGTCTTTGGCGGGCTCCGTGGCCTTGTGCTGGGCCTCCGTACCGACCTCGCAGCCGGTCTCAGCGTCGACGAGTCGAGTCTCGATGGCACCATCAACTTCGACGAAGCAGTTGCGGCTGCTCATGCGAACCGCACGCCCGTCATCTCTCCGGTCGACGCCCCCAACATTCGCCCGGGCTTAACCTTTCACATAGGCAGATCTGACGATGAAGACCGCTTCGTCGACCGGAGGCGGATATTCGGCGCCAACAGGCTGCCCCGACGTCGGCAAAAGTCGTTTCTCAAGCTCATGTGGATTGCATTCAACGACAAGTTGATGATTCTGCTCACAATCGCCGCCACTATATCTCTGGGAATTGGTCTCTACCAGTCTCTGACTGCCGACGAGGATGCTTCCAACATCGAATGGGTTGACGGAGTGACCGTTGTGGCagccatcgtcgtcattgtcctagccagcgccgccaccgaTTGGCAAAAGAACTACCGCTTCGAAAAGCTTAATgagcgacagcagcagcgcgaaGTAACTGTTCTTCGGTCGGGCAGGATCCAGCAAATCTCCGTATACGATGTCATGGTTGGAGATATCATGCACATCGAGGCCGGTGAAGTTGTGGCCGCCGACGGTGTTCTTGTCCAGGGCTCCAGCTTATACATCGATGAGTCGTCCATCACGGGAGAGTCTCAGCTGGTCCGCAAAATGGTGCCGGAAGATTACAGCCGCTCCTGGGCCACCCCGGTCGACCCCTTCATTTTCAGCGGCACCACCGTCTGTCGTGGCGTTGGCCGCATGTTGGTTCTCTCTGTTGGTGAACATTCAAGCTATGGGAGGATGCTCATGTCTCTGCGAGAAGACGTTGAAGAAACCCCTCTTCAGGCCAAGATGGGCAGATTGGGAAAGCAGCTCATCACATTTGGTGCCATTGCTGGCGCCATCTACTTCGTGATCCTCTTTATTCGCTTCTTGGTTCGGCTACCGCATCACAAGCATGCCCGGCCCACTCGTAGGGCCGAACATTTTCTCCATATCCTCATGCTTGCCGTTACCATCGTGGTCATCACTATTCCTGAGGGCCTGGCGCTGAATGTCACCGTCGCGCTTGCGTTTGCAACCACGAGAATGCTCAAAGACAACAATCTCGTTCGCCTCATTCGATCTTGTGAAGTCATGGGCAATGCCACTTCCATCTGTTCAGACAAGACGGGAACCCTCACGCAGAATAAAATGTCTGTTGTTGCCGGCCGCGTTGGGCTCGAGAGCGGCTTTGAAGACAGCGATGTTCCCCTCGCTACCTCCAGCTCGGCTAGTACTTCATCTACATCGCGGCTACCGTCATCGAGGCACTTCATGTCGACCGTTTCTCCAGAGGTACGGAGCCTAATCAAAGATAGCATAGCTCTAAACTCCACCGCTTTTGAGAGAGATGACTCTGCAAGAGCCGACTTTATCGGGTCGAGCACTGAGACAGCCCTGCTCAAGTTTGGTCGGGACCATTTAGGGATGGGCAAGCTTCAGGAAGAAcgagccaacagcaacatcatcgccatgctACCTTTTGACTCTGCTCGAAAATGGATGGCAGTTCTAGTCAAGCTTCCCAACGGCAGATACCGCCTACTGGTCAAAGGAGCTGCAGAAATCGTGTTTGAATATTGTGCCTTCATCGTTGATGACCCGACCTTTCGATTTACTACCTCTCGGCTCGAGGAGACAGACAGAAGGAGCTTCCGCAAAACCATCCACGAATATGCCACGAATATGCTACGCCCAGTGGCCATCAGTTTTCATGACTTTGATGAGAACGAAGTCTTTGAGAATCCAGGCGATGACCCCACCACTGTCAACCTGGAATGGCTTGCATCTGGCATGGTCTTTATTGGTTTCTTTGGCATCCGTGACCCGCTTCGACCAGAGGTGGTTAATTCCGTACGCCAGTGTCAGGACGCTGGTGTCTTTGTGCGTATGGTTACCGGCGACAACTTCCTGACTGCAAAAGCCGTAGCCACAGAGTGTGGTATATACACTCCCGGCGGCGTTGCTATGGATGGCCCTACGTTCAGAAAGTTGACGCCGTCTCAGCGTGACGCTATCATTCCACGTTTGCAGGTACTGGCGAGATCTAGCCCGGAAGACAAAGTATTACTCGTCACACGTCTgagagaaatgaaagaaattgTTGCTGTTACCGGTGATGGGACAAATGACGCACTGGCTTTGAAAGCTGCTGATGTTGGCTTTGCGATGGGTATGCAGGGCACTGAAGTGGCCAAAGAAGCTGCCTCTATCATTCTTCTTGACGATAATTTCGCGTCCATTGTGAAAGCCCTTGGTTGGGGCAGGACAGTGAATGACGCGGTCAAGAAATTCATTCAG TTTCAATTCACAATCAACATAACAGCTGGTATCACAACAGTCATCTCGGAACTCGTTGGTGATTCCATCTTTACGGTCGTACAGCTCCTCTGGATAGATCTAAGCATGGATATATGTGCTTCTCTCGCATTTGCCACCGACCATCCTACATCAGATTCTCTGATGCGCAAGCCTGAGCCTCGCAATAAAGCCATTGTGAGCATCACCATGTGGAAGATGATTCTTGGCCAAGCCATCTATCAGCTTCTGGTTGTATTTACAGTGCATTACGTCGGTTGGGACATCTTCAACCCTGGCACTAAGCATGAGATCGATAAGCTGCAGACGCTTGTGTTCAATATTTATGTCTTCATGCAGCTGTTCAACCAACACAACTGTCGCAGAGTGGATAATGGGATCGATATCTGGCATCAAGGCTTTTTCACCAATCCTTGGTTTATTGGCGTGCAGCTTTTGACACTTTTAGGCCAGttcctcatcgtcttcaaagGCGGAGAAGCTTTCGATACCAAACCACTGACTGGTGCCCAGTGGGGATGGAGTTTGCTATTTGGCAGTCTTACCATTCCTCTCGGCGCCTTGATCCGTCAAGTACCTGATCGATACGTTTTGGCATTTTTCCTTGGATTGAAGAGACTCTTCCTTTTTACTACGGCTCCTATTAGGAATTTATGGGCCAAAGTTTtccagaagaaaaaacagcaaATCGGCGAAGGCTCCCAACAGGAGCTGGGCGCTGTCGGGAACTTGGTCGTTCGCTCCGGCTTATTACTGAGTCCAGCGGGGCTAACAGACACTGGCTCACGACTTGGCCACGCAAATCAACCCATCTCGGATAGCAAGACGCAGCTTGCTCACAGTAGCATAGCTGAGAGCTCCGCCATGGCTTCCATGTCGGTGATTGAAAAGATAGAGATCGATCTACAAGCACTGATCGATGCCGCTAGATTGGGTAGACTCACCGATAAAGAGATGTTGGAGATTCACCCGCGGACGCTGAAGAACGACCCGATTCTAATACCGCGGTCAGACACCAGCATACCGCCTAGTCAAGATCCCAACATTCTCCGATATCTCATTAGAATTGTGAGAAACGATGTCTATGGTCCAACTAGGCCTCCTGTTCAGAGACCTACGGTTCCTAATCGAGTCACCTGGGTTGAGCCGAGACGACCAGACCCGGCTCGAatccggcagcagcaaactcGACGCGATTGGCTT
- a CDS encoding uncharacterized protein (EggNog:ENOG41) has translation MDLRQACDRCHDKKLRCPRPPGSLCCSRCTKANVTCVFSPPTRPLRYPTSHNGNGAAGFDWPGLMILEQQGHQTPSQVLETPAQTISERLAALLSGLDRMLQALPSSLEMHHVPREQLREYADNVGDNFDLQSTLDGLLHHAQDLAAIYPDATSASFNKRTTAPESDALCTVPDCIHHDRTSLHTRPLPKLDHALLNLVMACHIRLLDIMDTLAEHGRMCAFMAATLPEDYDPKFAVPEIRVGSFIAPSNTAASMLLGVLLELQTLLVDRIRDMSRVIAQVRDSPGAAREARVVCLQCEVLQERAETTLGELTNFKKGLVSARLLR, from the coding sequence ATGGATCTCCGGCAGGCTTGTGATCGATGCCATGACAAGAAACTCAGGTGTCCTCGACCGCCGGGCTCTCTgtgctgcagccgctgcacCAAGGCCAATGTGACGTGCGTCTTCAGTCCGCCAACAAGGCCTCTCCGATATCCCACCAGCCACAATGGCAATGGAGCCGCTGGTTTTGACTGGCCCGGTCTCATGATCTTGGAGCAGCAGGGGCACCAAACGCCAAGCCAAGTGCTCGAGACACCAGCCCAGACCATTTCAGAACGCCTCGCGGCTCTGCTGTCAGGCCTTGATCGCATGCTGCAAGCGCTGCCGTCGTCTCTTGAGATGCACCACGTTCCGAGAGAGCAGCTGAGGGAATATGCCGACAACGTAGGGGACAATTTCGATCTTCAGTCGACGCTGGAcggcctcctccaccacGCCCAGGATCTCGCAGCCATCTATCCTGACGCCACATCGGCCTCTTTCAACAAACGCACGACAGCTCCCGAGTCTGATGCCCTCTGCACCGTTCCGGACTGTATACACCACGATCGCACATCCTTGCATACAAGGCCCCTGCCTAAGCTGGACCACGCATTGTTAAATCTCGTCATGGCCTGTCATATCCGTTTGCTTGATATCATGGACACTCTGGCAGAGCACGGCCGGATGTGTGCCTTTATGGCGGCCACCCTCCCGGAGGACTACGATCCGAAATTTGCGGTTCCAGAAATCCGCGTTGGCTCCTTCATTGCTCCCTCCAACACGGCGGCCTCGATGCTTCTGGGCGTGCTTTTAGAGCTTCAGACGCTGCTGGTGGACAGGATTAGAGACATGAGCCGCGTGATTGCTCAAGTAAGAGACAGTCCAGGAGCAGCCAGAGAAGCAAGAGTCGTTTGCCTGCAATGCGAAGTTCTTCAAGAGCGTGCAGAGACTACACTTGGGGAACTGACGAATTTCAAGAAGGGGTTGGTAAGCGCCAGACTACTAAGATGA
- a CDS encoding uncharacterized protein (EggNog:ENOG41), with product MLYTSIFCTQSGTVCQLTVGEGEINSAVSMTALILSSRFNLTQTYFLLAGIAGVNPRYATIGSVALARYAVQVALQYEIDPRSLPGDWPTGYIPYGRAYPFEYPCITYGTEVFELNENLRDAAYNFTHRAKLADADEPRRYRALYGSMGESYRMAVRPPSVVKCDGATSDVYYSGEKLARAFENTTALWTNGTGAYCMSAQEDNAILEVLVRFAIEGLVDFSRIIALRTGSNFDRPPPSLSDWEHLTRADQNGFHIAIANLYNAGIEIVRGVLDNWNCTFEKGILPTNYIGDIFGSLGGHPDFGFGSITGGRRVKSAAAMAAAAASKRNENHRGVFSLASVEMARRRQFGVKGR from the exons ATGCTCTACacttccatcttctgcaCTCAAAGCGGCACCGTCTGCCAGCTCACCGTCGGTGAAGGCGAAATCAACTCTGCCGTTTCCATGACAGCCCTCATCCTCTCCAGCAGATTCAACCTCACGCAAACATacttcctcctcgccggcatcGCAGGCGTCAATCCTCGCTACGCAACCATTGGCAGCGTGGCCCTCGCCCGTTATGCCGTCCAAGTGGCTCTGCAATATGAAATCGACCCTCGCTCTCTCCCCGGAGACTGGCCCACGGGATACATCCCCTACGGACGAGCATACCCCTTTGAATACCCCTGCATCACGTACGGCACCGAGGTCTTTGAACTCAACGAGAATCTTCGCGACGCCGCATACAACTTTACCCACCGCGCCAAACTCGCAGATGCTGACGAGCCGCGGAGGTACCGCGCCCTATACGGCAGCATGGGCGAGTCGTATCGCATGGCCGTGCGGCCGCCCAGCGTGGTCAAGTGCGATGGTGCGACCAGCGACGTGTACTATTCGGGAGAGAAGCTCGCTCGGGCCTTTGAGAACACGACGGCCTTGTGGACCAACGGCACGGGTGCGTACTGTATGAGCGCACAGGAGGATAATGCCATTCTGGAAGTGCTGGTGCGGTTCGCGATAGAAGGGCTCGTCGATTTTAGCAGAATCATTGCTTTGCGAACAG GCTCCAACTTTGACCGCCCACCCCCTTCCCTCTCCGACTGGGAACATCTCACCCGCGCAGACCAAAACGGCTTCcacatcgccatcgccaacctcTACAACGCCGGAATCGAGATTGTCAGGGGCGTCCTCGACAACTGGAACTGCACCTTTGAAAAGGGCATCCTCCCTACAAACTACATTGGCGACATATTTGGCAGCTTGGGGGGTCATCCTGATTTTGGCTTTGGGAGCATCACGGGGGGGAGAAGGGTCAAGTCTGCTGCGGctatggcagcagcagcagcttcaaagAGAAACGAGAATCACCGGGGGGTTTTTTCGCTGGCAAGTGTTGAAATGGCGAGGAGGCGGCAATTTGGGGTTAAGGGGCGATGA
- a CDS encoding uncharacterized protein (EggNog:ENOG41~TransMembrane:12 (i94-112o132-151i163-182o188-210i222-245o251-270i321-343o363-383i419-437o443-462i474-497o509-529i)) has product MASSTSSAETQSNSKEESERLDSPTDEKLNLERRSASISRDTRDSTDAPNTTSDAEKQIYIVQDATCVDDENIVWWDGDNDPDNPYNWPRWRKVLNCVLISCLAFITPLASSMFAPGVPDLMLEFRSTNEELAAFCVSVYVLGFAAGPMFFAPLSEIYGRSIIYNITNVGFIVFVIACAEAPSLNALIAFRFFCGIFGSVPITIGGAVIADMIAQEKRGVAMASFAIGPMLGPVVGPVVGGFITTGLGWRWVFWIMAIISGTFSLLFLALSRESFAAVLIGRKTSRLRKETGNPLLRSKLDKGLSNAAYIKRSIQRPFKMLIMSPISIICGIYVGIAYAYLYLMFTSLTPLFMEIYHFKTSTAGLAFLGLGVGSMIGVVSFSLTSDRNIKKKAAEEAVLAEAQGRAPEGMKPEYRLSPLPAGAIILPIGFFIYGWTAEYQVHWIAPIIGTVVIGIGDLIVFMSLQMYLVDTFHVYAASALAANAVARSILGSVLPLAGLPMYNRLGMGWGNSILGFIGLALTPAAWLFLRHGEALRKRFEIKNL; this is encoded by the exons ATGGCTTCCTCCACCTCATCCGCGGAGACACAATCCAACTCCAAGGAAGAATCGGAAAGACTAGATTCCCCCACCGACGAGAAACTCAATCTCGAGCGCCGCTCCGCCAGCATCTCAAGAGACACCCGCGATTCCACCGATGCACCAAACACCACCAGCGATGCCGAGAAGCAAATCTACATTGTACAAGATGCAACTTGCGTCGACGACGAAAACATTGTCTGGTGGGACGGCGACAACGACCCCGATAACCCGTATAACTGGCCGAGGTGGCGCAAAGTTCTCAACTGCGTCCTCATCAGCTGTCTGGCATTCATTACGCCTTTAGCATCTT CCATGTTTGCACCCGGCGTACCGGACCTAATGCTAGAATTCCGCAGCACAAATGAAGAGCTGGCTGCGTTTTGCGTATCAGTCTACGTGCTGGGATTTGCGGCTGGGCCCATGTTCTTTGCGCCCTTGTCTGAGATTTACGGCCGGTCCATCATCTACAACATCACCAATGTTGGCTTCATCG TCTTCGTCATCGCCTGCGCAGAAGCTCCCTCACTCAACGCCCTCATCGCcttccgcttcttctgcgGCATCTTCGGCTCCGTCCCAATCACTATAGGCGGTGCAGTTATTGCCGACATGATTGCGCAAGAAAAGCGCGGTGTCGCCATGGCAAGCTTCGCCATCGGCCCCATGCTCGGCCCTGTCGTCGGGCCCGTGGTGGGAGGCTTCATCACGACTGGGCTGGGGTGGCGCTGGGTCTTTTGGATCATGGCCATTATCTCGGGGACCTTttcgctgctcttcttggccctTTCCCGCGAGTCgtttgctgctgtgctgaTAGGCCGCAAAACCAGCCGGTTACGAAAGGAAACTGGCAATCCTTTGCTGCGATCCAAGCTCGACAAGGGTCTATCAAACGCGGCCTACATTAAGCGCAGCATCCAAAGGCCGTTCAAGATGCTGATAATGTCTCCCATCAGCATCATATGCGGCATCTACGTCGGAATTGCCTATGCGTACCTGTATCTCATGTTCACCAGCCTAACGCCGCTCTTCATGGAAATCTACCACTTCAAGACGAGCACCGCCGGCCTCGCGTTCTTGGGTTTAGGCGTGGGCAGCATGATTGGTgttgtttccttttctttgacaAGTGATAGAaatatcaagaagaaggctgctgaagaggccGTGTTGGCAGAGGCCCAAGGTCGGGCTCCCGAAGGCATGAAGCCCGAGTATCGTCtctcgccgctgccggcCGGTGCCATCATCCTGCCCATCGGCTTCTTCATATATGGGTGGACAGCAGAATACCAAGTCCATTGGATAGCACCTATTATCGGTACAGTTGTCATTGGAATCGGCGATCTAATCGTTTTTATG TCTCTGCAAATGTACCTCGTCGATACATTCCACGTCTATGCCGCCTCCGCGCTCGCAGCAAACGCAGTGGCCCGTTCCATCCTGGGATCTGTCCTCCCCCTCGCCGGCTTGCCAATGTACAACCGCCTCGGCATGGGCTGGGGCAATAGTATCCTTGGCTTCATCGGCCTGGCTCTAACACCAGCGGCGTGGCTCTTCCTTCGGCACGGAGAGGCGCTGCGCAAGAGATTTgaaataaagaatttatgA